gaaaggtgctatataaataaacttgccttgccttggttactagctataagattaacgttacagtacatcactctttttcacttcttactcagtcagccagagtgcagatatcaccattagattcacacacctgaaacatcatccatttcttcactgctggtgatgacattgttgtcagttgctgatactgctgctgctgctgctgctgctgcagcttgtggcgcctgcttcgatgaaaataactttctaatatccataacttaggctattagcttaaaacttgtcaggcactaggaaggatcacttcttcttcagggcagggaaggctacgcagtacgcaggctaatttcccgcagcggctgcctctctggtggactccggtactgcacattactcccgagacatttaaaaaaataaaaaataaaaaatctaaattttttttaattttttttatgtgaaacatccggggcttttcagaaaacatccggggcttgagcccaagtagccaccccctagcgccgcctctgtTGTACGTTATCTAAAAGGAAAACAAGTGTGTGAAGAATTCCTGCACTTCAGACACACAGAGGGCCTGGACGCCGACTCGCTCCTCAGTACCATCAAACAGACGCTCAGCCAATGCAACATCAACCCACACATGTGTGTTGGACAGTGTTACGATGGGGCTGCTGTCATGTCGGGATGCaagaacggagtacagcagaagTTTAAAAAGGAGGTGCCAAATGCTTTGTATATCCACTGCCATGCACACAGATTAAACCTTGTGTTGGTTGATGTGGTCCGCAATGTTGAAGCAGCAGCCTACTTTTTTGAAACTGTACAAATGCTGTACAACTTCTTCGCCAACTCAGTCGCCCATGATATTTTCATAATGAAACAGATAGAAATGGAGCCAACTTCACAACCAGTTGAACTTAAGATCGGAAACACGCTGGTCATGTCAATATACAGCGCTGGTGGCTATCCGCAAATCACTGCCTGCAgtaaaggcaacatttacagagATCATGTCTCAGCCCAATGCGCGGAGGAAAACGGAGGCCAGAGCGGTGAGTGGACTAATTGATGAGCAGTTTGTCTTGcttcacaggctctttaatatctgatttgtaaaacatcacagacagaaaggtatccGTAATTTAaaggtaagctattgaaattctgattccatagatgtgtctcccatcacccaaaacccctgactagtccttttctatcagctgtgcaccgttatggtgtaaatataacctatctaccaattggatcaaatataaaagtcagcctaattagtgttgatactgcaaggagacgtattgtgtgaagagaaattgctgatatatttatgatcaacgtcacatattcagtttcggcggcatttcttccagtgtttccaaaggtcttctaatcagggctctatgaataaagaactacggcagatgtgtaatatttaatgcagccgaactatgtattacaatgccgttatgtgatgactttcaaagacaaaagcaagcacactcggaataaagtattattttcttcttttaaaaaaaaaaggttttcagatttcatatcgcattaacaccatatcccaacgtgtaTTGCGGATAAacaatccaatcaccgagcttaaaccatagctgaggatcttgggtaatcagttcagtgggtttgtatctgtttccggttattttattttgaaattcagttcctgacggacggcacaaaagcccgagattatagaattaaacaaataaataaaaacaaggataattgtgtgttattgttgagtaaataacagtgtgttatttagaaaagaattagaaattagaaggaaaaaaagatttaaaaaatacagatttcagtattctgaggctctgagccccatttcttttcctcattgacggcaaaaaaagtcagacattgtacgatttaaaataaaaacaataatcgtggcttgatattgagtaagaacatgtttttatgaaccccacagcttccggtcttccaagacccaaccggacaaaaagacgtgttgcaggcacgaaacatactaccaatagaaatacattgcttttaaaatcgttctgtttGACACGGAAAAAAAGGCGGAAATCGTGTTGGtcaacacgaatcaatagattaaatatcATGACTATAactaacacgaaatgccgtgagactgggttgatataATACAGCGCACAAGTCGAAAGTTTCATGCAATTTTTGTTAACATGTGAGCTGAAACAGTTTTTATCCATTCATGGAGGGGTGGCCTTGTTGGATTCTGGGACAGGGACTCAACTCCCTCTGGCTGAGCGACAGGCTGTCTGCGTCAGTGCACCATGAACCGAGCTGCTGTGGGGTCGCCCCGCAGGACTCCCTCAGCCCCAGTATGCAACATCTCTACCCCCACCTTGGCCTTCGACCAGCACTTCACCACAACTGCCACAGGAAAACTCCACCTGGCTGAGATAGTAAGTGTGAATATGGATTTTAAGATGTTCTCTTCAGTGTTTGAAGAGAAATTGTTACCAAATTAGACATACAAGAGACGACTTGATCTACGTTTGGGTTGTTCCTGAGCTACAGTACTGCCCATATGAGATTCATGTGAATAACAGCATCATTTTTATGTagtttaaagaaaaaaaatgttttctatGAAAATAGGACATaaatcaaagacaaaacaagCAAACCCCGTCTTCCTCCTTGCTCTCCCTTATTGTGTTTCTTCCTTTCCAAATCAGCTGAGGAAAAGAGACAGGACGGCCTCTAAATACAGTCTGGCTGGCTGCCATGCAGAGGATGGGCAGGCCTCACTGAGTCATTTGATGACAAGCAATTGAAACATGGGGAAATCCTACAAGAGTTTCTATTTTAGGAAAGTAGAAACCAACCATGCTTAAAGGCGCATTCTTTGCACGAATCTTTTATCATGAAACAGGAAGAGCGGGTTTGGAATAGGTTTGGGTGTTCGGAATTTGGAAATGATTCATTGATCAACAAATACATTCGCCCAAAAGGTTTCTATCAACATTGAACTGATGTGACACTACCTTGTGGTGTTTTTTTAAGTTAGATATTTTTCAAGTGACGCTTCAAAATGCTTCACTTTGTGTTCCATATTGGTGACTTGAAAATATGTATCTGGTGAAATCAATGAGGGGTTTGAAGTGTTTACCTGAATGTATTCTTTCTTTTCTCCACACTCACATGCACTCTTTCTGTCCTCTCTCCTCCAGGTGTTTGGTATGTTAGTGTGGATTCTGGTTGGGGGTACAGAGTATTTTTATCCGTCTGCTCGCTGCTGGGTGATGTTTGTTGCCATTTTGTGCTAGGTTCTGACCATTTGCCTGTTTATAATGTACCTCACTGGAGCCCACAACAGGATACCACAGGTCCCCTGGACTACACTGGTAAaacaaacactcacacacatttcAGTTTTCGGCTTTCTTTTTTGCATTTTTACCAACTTGTCTGACTGCCTTGTCTCTTTATCTGTTGATCTTCAAGGCGCTGTGCTTGAACTGCAGTGCTACAGCTCTGTATCTGGTGCAGTAGATTTTCTCTCAGTCAACCAGGCTGTCAGGGGGAGACACAACTACAACTGCTGGGAGCATCTGCAGTAAGGGCACTTCTCCCCAACTTGTTGTAATgttatactgtatgtgtttacAAAAGATAAATCACCAGGACTCCAAGATGGTGTCCTCAGTGTggtatttttaaacatttttctTTTAGGAAAGCCTCAGAAAACAGTATTTAACAGTTTTTTTATGTCCTTGTGACAAGTATATCAGTCTTTGTTTGTAAAAGagaatttaaaaaatgaaatcAAACTCGTCATCTCCTGATCCTGATTCCGATATTCAGGGTATCTTCTGATCGGACACCGGTGTTCTCTTGTACCAGAGTTAAAAAGTATGTATCTCATTGTGTAGAACTTCCTGACTCAGCTGTCAATGTTACAAAAAGGGACACTTGTTTATTTTTTAGCAAAAGATCATTGTAGTTTCAGGCTTAATTTTGGTTTTATTTATAGTGAACAATGGTTTCGGACTTTAAATAAAGGTCCTCCTTTTCATTGTTTCCCCGCCCCTCTTTATTTCCACATGACCCAtgtccttttttttcttttcttccccTTTTCACCACCTCTCACACTTCAGTTATTTGCATTTCTGACCACACTGTGCTATGCAGGAAGCAGTTACCTGAGCTACTGTGCCTGGAAAACCGCAGAAGAAGGACAGTAGTTTGTTACTTGCTGAAAGCAACAATGAGAAGATCTTCTCTGAGTAATGTTTCTGATACCTTCACAGCAGGTCAAGGCTGCAGTCAAATGAACTGTCATATGTTCAGCAGAACGTCATAAAGTCAGATGTCACGTGCAGCGATACAcgaacaaataaaaataatatgtCCACAATCCTGCACACAGTAGTTTTCAGTAATTTTATgttaatacaatacaatacagctttatttatagagcactttaaacctccagaccaaagtgctgtacaggcaaataaataaaacaaaacatacaaaaaaataaCAGCACAGCTCACACATCATAAAACAAGTAGGCTACAAGTAAAACAATAGACAATTTAAAAGCAATAAAAGCAACGCTCTGAAAGATGTTAATACGCTAAGGAGTAGAGGTGCgttttaagaagcgatttaaaagcaggcagtgtGGAGGCCTGTCTGATGTGCATGGGCAGATCGTTCCACAGTGTGGGAGCCGCGACAGAGAGGCAACGGCCCCCTCTGAGCTTTGACTTGGTTCTGGGCACGTAATCCAAGTATAATTTGCCCCTGATATACGAAATAAAGTTAAATACATTGAGTATATACTTTTTGCAGAAGACCAGAGTGTGTTTGTTTACATACAACCAACTTGCTTTGAATGTGTTTGTTTCTTattcattttgcataatagccACAATGTCATAAGAAAAACGGAGTACCTTAAAATGCAACGAACGGTAATGAGGCTGAGATTGAATATCACATTCAAATCAAAATAATttgcatacatatatacattgtAAAAATAATCCATTAATAAACAGAGGTATTGATACATACAGCGATATACTATTATCACATTAAACAAACCTTATTCCATATTATTACATGATAAAGATAAAGGTTGATTATTCCCAGTTCCTGGATCAGTCCTGGTTGGTGCTGTTGTCTTGAGACTGGGGGACAGCCCAGTGAGCAGCAATCGAAAGGAGCCCTGCAGTGTTGTGGGTGCCACTCAAAAACACTAGCTCTTGGCCCGGGTGGGACGGGTAGAAGTTAAAGGACAGCTGTAAGAGATCATCAACAAGTTAATACCTAACAATAAGTACTTGCATTGATAATTGCAGTGGTGGAATGTAAGATAAATAATCAAATAATCATTTAaggtatttttcatttccttctGCACTCTACTACAGTAGAATTCACAGATAAATATTACATTTCTTACTTCACTACATGTGTCTGACAATTTTAGATCCTTTAAAAATGCATTATTTCCCAAACAAAACATATAGAAAGCTGTAAAAATAAGATGTTTTGTAATAAATTAGCGACTCATCAGTTTACACAATGCAGCTAAAATCATTAGTCTATTCATTTGATGGAATAGTGACAGTAATATCCTGCATTTAAATAAGtgcatataaaaataatctaattatttaatatatatatatcaccgTATAACAGTCACAAGGAGGTGTTTCTCTacattatttacatttacttttaataGTTTAAGTGCAGATTAATCTTCATTTCACTTAAATAACATTTAATGCAGGGCATTTACTTGTTACATACTGTAGTTCTTTTAAAGTGTGATCATTAAAGATCAGAATACTTCTTCCATCATGGTGTGATTGAAACAAACACAAATTGTAGAGGAAGGTATTTACTGTAATGGGCTGGCCGACAATCAGAGAACGTCCACTGGAGGTCACGAAGATCAGCTGATAGATGTAGTTGGAATGGTATTTCCCAGATACCTGAAACATGTCCGTGAGAGCACAATGACATGTTAGTGCGTGTGGTTTGTCCCAAGTGAGCAAACAAATGATGTATTTTTTGTTAACGATAGATGAATATAGTGttattaaatataatatattataaatgTCAATACATAGTACAATGCATTGTCTTGTAAATGTTCAATGTATTACTTTAATATTATAAAGTCTCTCACCTGAATAAAGGACTCTCCTTCATTCAGGATCAGCTCTTGTACAGAGTTAAGTTCACGACCAACCATTTGTCCCCAACCAAATCCATAGCGCAGCTGCAAACTGCAAGGACACAGTCAGGAGTGAGGAAACACAAACAATGGGCAATAAGGGCAATATTTGACAGAAGAATGATCAGATTGAAACTATTTGGTAACCAATAGATGGATATTGTGCTAGAACAAgtagaaaaacattgaaatagaaAGCAGATAAATGGGGGTTAACCTATGGTTGAATTGTGCACTTCCATAGCAAATCAACTTTCCATGGACCCTCCCCTTAATGCAGAAAAGGTTACTGCAACTATCCGTGCTAACAGTGGTGGTTAcctaaataaaagcaataatactACGCTGTACAAAAAGTATGACAGTATGAGGAAAATGTATTTCAAGTATAAGGAGTAAAAGGTAGTAAttgcagatttttttttaaatatgttaaaaataaatgtaagtatTCATAAAGAAATGCAGCAAATCTCAACATTTGAAAAGCTGGAACTGTGAAATGTTTGTACACAAAATGACATaaacaaaaagtaaaataacTGGCCAAAATCTTTTTTGTCAACCTCTTGTTTTAGGTGTACCTAAATATAACGTTGGGTAGTTTAATCTACATCATATTATTTCAAAAGTTCTGTATTCGTTTTCTGTCTTAAAATCTGAATCCATACAGTAACTAGTTAATAAAGCTATGAAATAAATGTAAAGTAAAAAGGA
This genomic window from Pseudochaenichthys georgianus chromosome 16, fPseGeo1.2, whole genome shotgun sequence contains:
- the LOC117461332 gene encoding zymogen granule membrane protein 16-like, with protein sequence MLSFLFLAVLWASCMTAPLPQYSFSPAVGSGGGTAFSTENENGPITGIRLWENSGSYIAGLQLRYGFGWGQMVGRELNSVQELILNEGESFIQVSGKYHSNYIYQLIFVTSSGRSLIVGQPITLSFNFYPSHPGQELVFLSGTHNTAGLLSIAAHWAVPQSQDNSTNQD
- the LOC117461333 gene encoding LOW QUALITY PROTEIN: CKLF-like MARVEL transmembrane domain-containing protein 8 (The sequence of the model RefSeq protein was modified relative to this genomic sequence to represent the inferred CDS: inserted 2 bases in 2 codons; substituted 1 base at 1 genomic stop codon) yields the protein MNRAAVGSPRRTPSAPVCNISTPTLAFDQHFTTTATGKLHLAEIVFGMLVWILVGGTEYFYPSARCWVMFVAILCXVLTICLFIMYLTGAHNRIPQVPWTTLALCLNCSATALYLVXVDFLSVNQAVRGRHNYNCWXASALFAFLTTLCYAGSSYLSYCAWKTAEEGQ